In Acipenser ruthenus chromosome 16, fAciRut3.2 maternal haplotype, whole genome shotgun sequence, the following proteins share a genomic window:
- the LOC131697697 gene encoding phosphatidate cytidylyltransferase, mitochondrial-like isoform X1: protein MSVPAIQTSSVLYRRILSQFPQDISLAFTYGSGVFRQTGTTQGQMGNNMIDFVIAVDDPPTWHTMNLMQNRKHYSLLRFLGPKQVSSMQMNYGAGVYYNTLVPCDGRVIKYGVISTDTLIEDLLHWKTLYVSGRLHKPVKILVQNENGKLRAALVSNLKSAVTAAFLMLPESFSEEDLFVQIAGLSYAGDFRMVIGEDKSKVLNIVKANLPHFQMLYSNILQDCPQVVYKQHQGKLEIDKSPEGQFVQLMGLPRTLQQQITRIVDPPGKNRDVEEMLLQVAQDPDCGLVVQQGISAIVKSSSITQSAKGILTAGLLKTVSYSMKKLQKMWKGSRRKSH, encoded by the exons ATGTCGGTGCCGGCTATTCAGACCAGTAGTGTTCTGTACCGAAGGATTTTGTCCCAGTTCCCACAGGATATCAGCCTGGCATTTACATATGGCTCAGGGGTGTTCAGGCAAACTGGGACCACCCAAGGACAAATGGGG AACAACATGATAGACTTTGTGATTGCTGTCGATGATCCACCAACCTGGCATACTATGAACCTGATGCAGAACCGGAAGCATTATTCCCTCCTGCGGTTCCTGGGCCCCAAACAAGTCAGCAGCATGCAGATGAATTATGGAGCAGGAGTCTATTACAATACATTAGTGCCATGTGATGGCAGG gtGATCAAGTATGGTGTTATCAGCACTGATACATTAATCGAAGACTTGCTTCACTGGAAAACATTGTATGTGTCTGGGAGGCTCCACAAACCT GTTAAAATCCTGGTGCAGAATGAGAATGGAAAGCTGCGAGCTGCACTGGTCAGCAACCTTAAGAGTGCGGTCACTGCAGCTTTCCTCATGCTTCCAGAGAGCTTCTCAGAAGAGGATCTGTTTGTCCAGATTGCTGGACTCTCGTATGCAG GGGATTTTAGGATGGTAATAGGAGAAGACAAATCCAAGGTGCTGAACATTGTCAAGGCCAACCTGCCTCACTTTCAGATGCTGTACAGCAACATTCTTCAGGATTGCCCACAGGTGGTTTACAAGCAGCATCAGGGCAAATTGGAG attGATAAAAGCCCAGAGGGTCAGTTTGTTCAACTGATGGGTCTGCCCAGGACTCTCCAGCAGCAGATTACCCGAATTGTGGACCCCCCGGGAAAGAACAGAGATGTAGAAGAGATGTTGCTGCAGGTGGCCCAGGACCCAGACTGCGGATTAGTAGTACAGCAAG GTATATCTGCAATAGTGAAATCTTCAAGCATAACCCAGAGTGCAAAGGGAATTCTAACTGCTG GCCTTTTGAAAACTGTGTCATACAGCATGAAGAAACTCCAGAAAATGTGGAAAGGGTCGAGAAGGAAGTCCCACTGA
- the LOC131697697 gene encoding phosphatidate cytidylyltransferase, mitochondrial-like isoform X2 yields MIDFVIAVDDPPTWHTMNLMQNRKHYSLLRFLGPKQVSSMQMNYGAGVYYNTLVPCDGRVIKYGVISTDTLIEDLLHWKTLYVSGRLHKPVKILVQNENGKLRAALVSNLKSAVTAAFLMLPESFSEEDLFVQIAGLSYAGDFRMVIGEDKSKVLNIVKANLPHFQMLYSNILQDCPQVVYKQHQGKLEIDKSPEGQFVQLMGLPRTLQQQITRIVDPPGKNRDVEEMLLQVAQDPDCGLVVQQGISAIVKSSSITQSAKGILTAGLLKTVSYSMKKLQKMWKGSRRKSH; encoded by the exons ATGATAGACTTTGTGATTGCTGTCGATGATCCACCAACCTGGCATACTATGAACCTGATGCAGAACCGGAAGCATTATTCCCTCCTGCGGTTCCTGGGCCCCAAACAAGTCAGCAGCATGCAGATGAATTATGGAGCAGGAGTCTATTACAATACATTAGTGCCATGTGATGGCAGG gtGATCAAGTATGGTGTTATCAGCACTGATACATTAATCGAAGACTTGCTTCACTGGAAAACATTGTATGTGTCTGGGAGGCTCCACAAACCT GTTAAAATCCTGGTGCAGAATGAGAATGGAAAGCTGCGAGCTGCACTGGTCAGCAACCTTAAGAGTGCGGTCACTGCAGCTTTCCTCATGCTTCCAGAGAGCTTCTCAGAAGAGGATCTGTTTGTCCAGATTGCTGGACTCTCGTATGCAG GGGATTTTAGGATGGTAATAGGAGAAGACAAATCCAAGGTGCTGAACATTGTCAAGGCCAACCTGCCTCACTTTCAGATGCTGTACAGCAACATTCTTCAGGATTGCCCACAGGTGGTTTACAAGCAGCATCAGGGCAAATTGGAG attGATAAAAGCCCAGAGGGTCAGTTTGTTCAACTGATGGGTCTGCCCAGGACTCTCCAGCAGCAGATTACCCGAATTGTGGACCCCCCGGGAAAGAACAGAGATGTAGAAGAGATGTTGCTGCAGGTGGCCCAGGACCCAGACTGCGGATTAGTAGTACAGCAAG GTATATCTGCAATAGTGAAATCTTCAAGCATAACCCAGAGTGCAAAGGGAATTCTAACTGCTG GCCTTTTGAAAACTGTGTCATACAGCATGAAGAAACTCCAGAAAATGTGGAAAGGGTCGAGAAGGAAGTCCCACTGA